GGTCGAAAACTCCGAAAAACTGGTCGAAAGCCTCAACCAACTGCTGGCCTCGTTCCAGGTATATTACCAAAACCTGCGCGGTATCCACTGGAATATCAGGGGAAAACGCTTTTTCTCACTTCACGTGAAGTTCGAGGAATTGTATAATGACGCGCAACTCAAAATCGACGAACTCGCAGAGCGGGTGCTGACGCTGGGCGGGGTGCCGTTGCATACGCTGCAGGATTATGTTGAAAACAACAAAGTGCGCGTGGGCAAGGATATCCATAAAGACGATTTGGCCGTACAACTAATTATTGATTCCCTTACCTCGTTACTTATATTGGAGCGCGAGATTTTGCGTGCCTCCGCCGACTGCGACGACGAGGGCACCAATTCGATGATGGGTGATTTCATCAAAGAACAGGAGAAAACCATCTGGATGATGAAAGCCTGGCTCACCGAGGAGGTGTGATCTTATACGATCTAACGAAGAAGTGGCGGTTGCCACTTTTTTTGTTTTAGGACGACCGTTTATATCTCGGTTAGTCATCAAAGTGTTAAAATTCCAACAAAAGTGACAGGCACGTAGGATACAACCCGGCAAGCCGTTTACATTTGCTCAACGTGAAAACTCTTGTCTCTGTCGCGCTTTTCTTTTTTGTGGCCTTTTTGGCGACACCGACTCTTGTGTCGTTAATCGAACGAAGCAGCGATACGTCCGCTTTTTTCACGATGAACGAAGAAGAACAGTCGCCGTCAGTAGAAAGTACACTGATTACCGACGTATGGACGCCCGACGAACTGCCCCCTGTTGTGGTAATGCCGCGTTTGAAGACGACTATCCATGCGGAATTACGGTTGAAGCACGACAATGTAACGCCGTCTATTTTCGTTCCCCCACCGAACGCGTAACGGGCTAGGTCTGAAGTAGTCAGACATGCGGCTTTGCCGACTTATTTGTCATTCCCTTCGCTTTACTCGTTCAAAATGTCCAAAAAAGCTTCTCTTTTCGCGAATCTTCGCACTGATTTCTCATCTGGCCTTGTCGTATTCCTCGTGGCCCTTCCGCTCTGTCTGGGTATCGCCTTAGCCTCGGGTGCGCCACCGCTGGCCGGTATTATTGCCGGTGTGATCGGCGGTATCGTAGTCGGATCGCTGAGTTCGTCGCACCTGAGTGTGTCGGGTCCGGCCGCCGGACTCACGTCGATCGTATTGGCTGCCATTACGGAGTTGGGCGCGTTTGAGATTTTTCTCGCTGCGGTGTTCGTTGCCGGTATCCTACAGGTAGTGTTGGGGTTGGTAAAAGCGGGCACGGTTTCCAATTACATACCAAATAATGTCATTGAAGGGATGCTGGCGGGGATCGGGGTTATCATCATCCTAAAGCAAATTCCGCACGCCTTTGGCTACGACAGCGATTTTGAAGGCGATGAGAACTTCGTGCAACCGGATGGACAAAACACGCTGACCGAACTGTTGGGTGTGTTCGACCATGTCAACGCGGGCCCTATCCTGGTGTCACTCGTTTCGCTGGCGCTGCTCATGGGTTGGCCACGATTGGGAATTTCTAAAAAAGTACGTTTCATACCGGCCGCCTTATTAGCCGTAGCGGCCAGCATTCTGCTAAACGAAGTGCTATTGTCGGCGGGATACGGTTGGGCGATCACGTCGCGTGACCATCTCGTGACGCTTCCGGTGCCACAGAACTTTTCGGAGTTTACCAGTATGTTCGTTTCGCCCGATTTCACCGCCCTGGCCCGTCCTGATGTTTGGAAAATAGGGGCGACGATTGCGGCGGTGGCGTCGATTGAAACCTTGCTGTGCATTGAAGCCGCCGACCGGATGGATCCGCAAAAGCGCTATACCGACACCAATCGCGAGCTTCGTGCGCAGGGGATTGGGAATATGTTAAGTGCCCTGCTTGGCGGATTGCCGATGACGTCGGTAGTGGTGCGCACCTCGGCCAACGCCGATGCGGGTGCGAAGTCAAAGCTATCGACGATTATTCATGGGGTATTGTTGCTGTTGTGCGTCGTATCGATTCCATTTATCCTGAACAAAATCCCTTTGGCGACGCTGGCTGCGGTGCTGATTTTGGTGGGGTATAAGCTGGCAAAACCGTCGACTTTCCTGCATTTCTGGCAACGTGGCATCTACCAGTTCCTGCCGTTTGTCATCACGTTCGCGGGTGTGCTGTATAATCTACTGGCGGGCGTGGCATTGGGTCTGCTGGTCAGTGTCATTTTCATCCTCAAGGGCAATATGAAACGGGCGTATAGTTTCCGTCGGGAAGAGTATAAAGACGGTGACATCATCCACATCGACCTGGCACAGGAAGTATCGTTCCTTAACAAAGCTGCCATCAAGGCGACGCTTGCCCAGATTCCGGCCGACGCCAAAGTCGTGATCGACGCATCGGATACGGTGTATATCGCACACGACGTCCTCGACCTGATACGCGAATTCAAGCAGGTGCGCGCGAAAGAAGCCCGTATCAAAGTGAAGTTACGAGGCTTCAAAAAGGCCTACCGTTTACAGGATGCGGAAGAGGTGAACAAAGTGACGCTGGAGCATCCGACCGACGAAAAAACCGCCCAAGTTTCGAATGAATAATGTACCTTTAAAAAATGTCTGTGAAACACAATAACTATATGGCACACGAGCATCACTATGAACCTGATGCGTTCTACAAGAAGATATTAGAGAACAACGCCAAGTGGGTGGAAACCGCACTTGAAAAGGACCCAGAGTACTTTAAAGATCTCGCCCGCGGCCAGAATCCACCTTTGTTGTGGATCGGATGTTCGGACAGTCGCGTGCCGGCCAACGAAATCATCGGCGCGAAGCCAGGTGAAGTATTCGTTCATCGCAACATCGCTAACATGGTGGTACACACAGATATGAACATGCTGAGCGTGTTGGATTATGCGGTAAATGTACTGAAGATACAGCACGTAATCGTTTGTGGTCACTATGGTTGTGGTGGTATCCGTGCCGCGATGGGCAACGATTCGATCGGTATCATCGACAACTGGATCCGTCACATCAAAGACGTTTATCGCCTACATAAAACCTATCTCGATTCGATCATCAACGACGAAGATCGCTTCAATGCCTTTGTTGAACTAAACGTCAAGGAACAGGTTTTTGACCTTGCGAAAACGTCGATTGTACAGAACGCCTGGCGGAACGGACAGAATTTAACCCTCCATGGATGGGTTTATGGATTAAATTCTGGTTTTGTAACAGATCTTAACGTAAATTTGAGTAACGAAAAGGACCTTGATGCCGTCTATCAGCTCAAGTTGACATAATAAGGATTTTTTAAATTGGTTTGACTCGCCCCGGAATCACTTTCGGGGCTTGTCTTTTTTTAGCCCTGGCTACTCGTCTTCGAGGTTCTCATTGAACGCACTCGGCAGCATCTGTGGGATGAATTTGACCAGCAATGGCAAAAGTAGGCTCCCGCCAGGTAACAGGAAGATGGCCAGTGACGGCACGGTCTTACAGATTTCAAGAAGCTGTTTCTTTACTTTCTTTTTCTCGCGCGCGTCAAGGCTGCGGTGGGTCGAGTGGGTGAGCAGCATCACGAGTTCGCCGTTGTTGCCCAGTTCTTTCAACAGTCGGTTTTTATTGCGGGATATGAGCAACATAACCGATTGTGTGGCCTGGTCGTAAAAGTGTTTGACGGGGTTGGAATAATTGAAGTACGGGATTTCCTTTTTGTAATTCTGCACGAAGGCGTCGGCACTACGGATGCTCTCTTCCCGAAAACCGGGTTCTATGCCTAAAAGGTCGGCCAGTCGCGTGAGGAAGTCGCGTTCTTCCGCTTCCAATACGCCATCGCTCCACATTGCCATCACCGCCATATCAAAGAAATACCATAATTCGACCTGCGAGGTAAACGCGCTGAAATCGAGGGTATCGAGATTCGCGATGTCGACCTCCGAGAATTTGGTGTAGCGGACGGATGCATCGAACATCCGCACCAACAATTCGTCATATTCCGAGCGTTGTGCCTTGGCTTTCAGGGCCAATGTCACGATGCTGCCGATGGTTTCCTCGAGTTTTTTGAGGTAGTTGTGTGGAAGAGTCCCCAGCAATAAATACTGTCGAAAGGCCAAGACATCTTCAAACAGCAGGGCGTTGGTGACGATGTTGGAAAAGTTCCGGCTGATAATATCTTTGTTGGTACGGACGCGTTGGTTAATCACTTCTTCCAGTTCCCATGACTCCGGATTGTCGGGCAGTACCTTCTTCAGCAAATTCGATCCCTGGGGAAGCATCTCACGGTAGAAGGCCATCGCTTTCCCTACGAAATCATCGCGAAGGCTGTCACCTACGGTAAAACCATACATATGGAAGAGGGTGATGAGCAAGCCGAGTTTCGTCCGTTCTTCTTCCGTCAGGCCTTTGGTTTCGACTGGTTTGGGCGTATCGAACGCTACCACGTGTCCGTAGAGGAAACCGGTAGCCCGAACCCGCGCATAAAAACGTTCGGCATCGCACGCCACAGGTTCTTTATCGGGCTTATGCCGCGAGAAGAATTTGTCGATCCAGCCACTGGCTGACGGGTTGATCATGGCGCCGGTTTGAAAGGTAAAAATACAAATTCCGGCGGTTCAATCGCGTTAGTCTTTATTGCGGTACTGGCGAAGCAGTCGGCGGTTGAAGTCGTCTTCGGCTTTGCGGAGTTTCAGGATTTTCACCGGACTCAAAACGCCTTTCAGGCTTTGGGAGAATTTCTTACGGGTTTCATGCAATTGTTCTTCCGTTTCATCCATATCCGTAAGCAGCGCCAGGGCTTCTTTGTCGGTCAGGCTCTCCGGATTGGCATCGAAGCGTTCGCGCAGATTCCGCAGTTTCTGCTTCCGGATGTCGAACTGACGGTCTTCGAAAGCGTTATACAGCGGCCAGAATTTCTCGGCTTCCGCCGGCGTCAACGCCAATGCTTCGGTGATAAAGGCGACTTTCAGGGAGCGGATCTTGTCGCGTTTGCCCTGTCCGTAGGACATGACAGAAGCGAGCAACAAAAGGGAAACGATAAGTAAATGGCGTTTTTTCATCTTAGTCAGCGATATAGTTTTCGAGATTGGCATTTTGGTAAAGGGCGTCTTCAATGGCCTGGTCGTCAACCGGCAGTTGGGCTTCGAGGCGGGAAATGTCATGCTCATCGAGCAATTCTCCTACTTCATACGAGCTAAGGTCAGCTTCGTCGTTCAGGTAGTTCTCTAATGTGATATCGTCGATGGGTGCGGCGGCGAACTGCTGCCAGGCAAACGGCACGACCAGCGCCAAAAGGGCTACGGCAGCTACGGCGGCATACCAGTTGCGGCGTCGTCCATAGCGCTTGCGGGGCACGGTGACGGGTGTTGCTTCCAAACGATCAAAAACGCGGTCGGTAAGGGTGTCAAAATACCCGTCCGGCACACGAAAGCCATCGTATTTTGTGGGGTCGCTATCCAGTTCAAAAGGTGTCATGTGAGGATAGACGGGCCCGTCTGGTTTTGGTTTAATGTTTCGTGACATAATCTTCTATTTTTTTGACGGCATGGAAGTACGAGGCTTTCAACGCGCCGACCGACGTGCCCGTAATCTCGGCGATCTCTTCGTATTTCAATTCCTGGAAATATTTCAATTGGAACACCAGCCGTTGTTTTTCCGGAAGTGTAGCTACGGCCGCCTGCAACAGCAACGCCATTTCATCGCCTTCGAAATAGCTGTCGGCTTTCAGGTTGACGATGGCCTGGTCGAGGTATTCGGAACTCCGAATGCCGTTTCGTCGGCTGCGTTCGCGGATGAAACTCAGGGCTTCGTTGGTGGCGATGCGGTACATCCACGTAAAAAGACGGCTTTCCCCTTTGAACGACGGGAGGGCGCGGTACATTTTCACGTAGGTGTTTTGCAGGACGTCATCGGTATCGTCATGGTCGAGTACAATTTTTCGGATGACACCATACAACGGCCGTTTGGTTTCGTCAATCAACCGACGGAAGGCCTGCTCGCGCGTGGCGGGGTCGAGTAGGGCGGCTATGGTTTCGGTTTCGTCGGCCAAGGTGAAGCGATTGTCGCGTTGGACTAAAGGTACACGAAAAAGTTTAAGCGGGTGATCGTAACAAATCCGTTACTTTTGCAAAAAAAGCCATGAAACGTACCGTCATTTTTGACATGGATGGTGTCATCGTCGATACGGAACCCGTACACCATTATGCCTTCCTGGAGCATTTCCGTGAATTGGGAATTGATGTCACGCCGGAAATGTATGCCTCGTTTACCGGAAATTCCACCAAGAATGTCTACGAACGGTTGAAGGAGACGTTTGGCCTCCAACACGATATAGAGGTGCTGATTGCAGCCAAGCGGCGCATTTTCAACGATGCCTTTGACCGAAAGGAAGACCTGGCGCTGTTGATGGGCGTACACGACCTGATACAGGATTTGTATGACAATGGTATGCAGTTGCTTCTCGCTTCGTCTTCCGCCAAGGTGACGATTGAGCGCATCTTCCGGCGGTTCGGGTTGCACAAATATTTCTCGCATATCGTGTCCGGCGAGGATTTTCCGAAGTCGAAGCCACATCCCGCTATTTTCCTCGAGGCCGTACGTCTTTCGGGGATGGAAAAGGACGCATGCGTGGTGATCGAAGACAGCACCAACGGGATCAAAGCGGCCAAGGCGGCGGGGTTGTATTGTATTGCCTACGACAGCGTCAACTCGAAATTACAGGATTTATCGGAAGCCGACCGTGTGGTACGGCATTTCCACGAACTCAATTTCCAGACGATTTCGGCACTGTCCTAACGAAAGAAAGTCCGGGTTACCCCAGACTTTCCTTCGCACTAATAAACTAAGTTTACTGGTTTACCGCAATCGGTCCGCAGATTTTACGAGCTCTTCATCCCGCTTGATGGCTTTGTTGGCCAGGGCCACAAAAACGATAGCAACAATCGGGAGTAGAAGCCCAATACCCTTCTCAGGAACAGGAGCTCCTCCGGATACGGTTAGCGTACGATACGCAAGCAATCCAAATAAAATAACGTTTGATAGGATGTTCAGTCTGCCAATCACAAACTGATGTTGTCTTTTATTGTAGAAAAAGATGGCCAGCAGCGACAATACCGTCGAAAGGCCGAACAACAGCACATAAGGCATGTTCTCCATAAAGTAATAGGGCTTACCGGCAATCGTCCACAGCGGGAATACGTATGGCAGCGCGCCCGTCACGAGGAAGGCGAGCGCCAGGTAAACCGTTTGTATCCGTTGGATCATCTCTTTATTTTTTTCGAATGACAAAAATAGCAGTTTCTTTTTTCCGTTCTCTATTGTATGATTAAAATTAATTCGTAATATTGCGGTAACAATCCGGAGCAAATCCTCCACATCCGGATGCGTTTTCCAAACTTTATTTTCCCTCGTTTCGTTTGTCATCTATCCCATCAAACGCATATAGCATTCCTACATGTTTACACCCGATGCATTAAAAGGCATGAAACTTCCTGAATTGCAGGAAATTGCCAAAAAAGCCGGCTCGATTCGAGTTACCGGCATCAAAAAAGAAGAACTTATTTCGCGCATTCTCGCAGTACAGTCCCAGGGCGCAAGTCATGAGGCAACACCTTCAGGAGCTTCAGAAGGCGAAAAGAAAAAACGGGGCCGCAAGCCTCGCATCCAACAGGATTCTACCTTATTTGACACGTCTTCAGCAGCCGAACCGGTTGCAGAACGACCTGCTGCGACGGAAGAGCCCACACAACGGAATGAGTTTCGGAAGCGCGACTTCGACCGCAAAAAAGACTGGAAGCAAAATCGCAACCGTGAGCAGGCACCGTCTGCGAATGAAGGCGGGGCAGAAGGAGAGGCGCCGGCGGCTTCACCGTCGTTCCAGCGCAACCGCGACGATCGCTATCCGCAGCAGCGGGAAAACCGCGGACCGTCACAACCGAGCGGAAACACACAGCACAGTGGCCATCCGGCGAACGGAAATAACCCGAACGGCGGCAACCAAAGTGGTCATAACCAAAACGGTAACAACCAGAACCAGAATGGCAATGGGCAGAACCAAAATGGCAACAACCAGCACCAGAACGCTAATTTCAAAAAACAGAAACCGGTCAACTACCGCGATTCGGATTACGAATTCGACGGATTGATTGAAACGGAAGGCGTACTCGAAATGATGCCTGATGGCTATGGTTTCCTCCGTTCGTCTGATTATAACTACCTGGCGTCTCCGGATGACATTTACCTTTCGGGCTCACAGGTGCGGCTTTTCGGCCTTAAGACCGGTGATACCGTGAAAGGTGTCGTGCGTCCGCCGAAAGAAGGAGAGAAGTTCTTCCCTTTGGTAAAAGTCGTCAAAATCAACGGCTTTGACCCTCAGGTGGTGCGCGACCGTGTGTCGTTTGAACACCTGACACCGGTGTTCCCATCCGAGAAGTTCCGTATGGCGGAAAAGCAAAGTTCCATTTCAACGCGTATCATCGACCTGTTTTCGCCTATTGGAAAAGGACAGCGGGGTATGATCGTGGCCCAGCCTAAGACCGGTAAGACCATGTTGTTGAAGGACATTGCCAACGCCATCGCAGCCAACCACCCGGAAGTGTACCTGCTGGTCTTGTTGATCGACGAGCGCCCGGAAGAGGTCACGGATATGCAGCGTTCGGTTCGTGGGGAAGTCATCGCTTCGACCTTCGACCGTGAGCCGCAGGAGCACGTGAAGATTGCCAATATCGTATTGGAGAAAGCCAAGCGCCTCACCGAATGCGGACACGACGTGGTCATCCTCCTAGATTCCATCACCCGTCTTGCGCGGGCTTACAACACCGTACAACCGGCCTCAGGTAAAGTCCTGTCGGGTGGTGTCGATGCCAACGCCCTCCAGAAACCAAAACGTTTCTTCGGTGCCGCGCGGAATGTGGAAAAAGGTGGTTCCCTGAGTATCATTGCCACGGCCCTTACCGATACCGGTTCGAAAATGGACGAGGTGATCTTCGAAGAATTCAAGGGAACGGGTAATATGGAATTGCAACTCGACCGTAAGATTGCCAACAAGCGGATCTTCCCGGCGATCGACCTGATGTCGTCAAGTACGCGTCGCGACGATTTGCTTCTCGATGAAAAGACCCTGCAACGTATGTGGATCATGCGGAAATACCTCTCGGATATGAATCCGGTAGAAGCAATGGACTTCATCAACGACCGTTTCAAAAAGACGCGGAACAACGAGGAATTCCTGATTTCGATGAACGATTAATTCTCGTTATTTCCCACATAAAAAAGCGTCCTTTTCCGGGAGGCTTTTTCGTTTGTAAGGCTTGGTTTTTCGCTATTGTATAACGATTTTCTTTACCGCTTGCTGGGAACCGGCCGCGATCTTTACGAGGTAGAGTCCGGAAGGAACACCTGAAAGGGTTTGTGAGAGGCCCGACGGTTGGATGTGTTGGAACAGACGTCCGTCTATCGTGATGATGTCGATGCTCTCGGCCTGAACCGGAGTATCGATGTGGATTTCGTGTTTGGCGGATGGATTCGGCCAAACGGAAACTGCTGATTCAAAATCAAATGTGGAGGTGGAAAGGAAGACGTTGGGCCAACGGTTGGCCGCCGCGGGTCCTCCCCAGATAAGGGTCGCCAGGTAGGGGTTATCGATGAACGGATTTCGGTTCCCCTGGCCATAGGCGTTGTTGGCATTGCCGAGGTAGGTATTGCGTTGGTCTTCTACCGCGGATACCGGATCGTCGGCATTCCATTGCAGGAACAGTTGGATCATGTTCGGATCGCTGGCTACCGAGGTGCCGACGCCTACGTTA
This genomic interval from Flavobacterium sp. HJ-32-4 contains the following:
- a CDS encoding Dps family protein, which gives rise to MKTNALGLSVENSEKLVESLNQLLASFQVYYQNLRGIHWNIRGKRFFSLHVKFEELYNDAQLKIDELAERVLTLGGVPLHTLQDYVENNKVRVGKDIHKDDLAVQLIIDSLTSLLILEREILRASADCDDEGTNSMMGDFIKEQEKTIWMMKAWLTEEV
- a CDS encoding SulP family inorganic anion transporter, with amino-acid sequence MSKKASLFANLRTDFSSGLVVFLVALPLCLGIALASGAPPLAGIIAGVIGGIVVGSLSSSHLSVSGPAAGLTSIVLAAITELGAFEIFLAAVFVAGILQVVLGLVKAGTVSNYIPNNVIEGMLAGIGVIIILKQIPHAFGYDSDFEGDENFVQPDGQNTLTELLGVFDHVNAGPILVSLVSLALLMGWPRLGISKKVRFIPAALLAVAASILLNEVLLSAGYGWAITSRDHLVTLPVPQNFSEFTSMFVSPDFTALARPDVWKIGATIAAVASIETLLCIEAADRMDPQKRYTDTNRELRAQGIGNMLSALLGGLPMTSVVVRTSANADAGAKSKLSTIIHGVLLLLCVVSIPFILNKIPLATLAAVLILVGYKLAKPSTFLHFWQRGIYQFLPFVITFAGVLYNLLAGVALGLLVSVIFILKGNMKRAYSFRREEYKDGDIIHIDLAQEVSFLNKAAIKATLAQIPADAKVVIDASDTVYIAHDVLDLIREFKQVRAKEARIKVKLRGFKKAYRLQDAEEVNKVTLEHPTDEKTAQVSNE
- the can gene encoding carbonate dehydratase, whose protein sequence is MSVKHNNYMAHEHHYEPDAFYKKILENNAKWVETALEKDPEYFKDLARGQNPPLLWIGCSDSRVPANEIIGAKPGEVFVHRNIANMVVHTDMNMLSVLDYAVNVLKIQHVIVCGHYGCGGIRAAMGNDSIGIIDNWIRHIKDVYRLHKTYLDSIINDEDRFNAFVELNVKEQVFDLAKTSIVQNAWRNGQNLTLHGWVYGLNSGFVTDLNVNLSNEKDLDAVYQLKLT
- a CDS encoding LETM1-related biofilm-associated protein, whose amino-acid sequence is MINPSASGWIDKFFSRHKPDKEPVACDAERFYARVRATGFLYGHVVAFDTPKPVETKGLTEEERTKLGLLITLFHMYGFTVGDSLRDDFVGKAMAFYREMLPQGSNLLKKVLPDNPESWELEEVINQRVRTNKDIISRNFSNIVTNALLFEDVLAFRQYLLLGTLPHNYLKKLEETIGSIVTLALKAKAQRSEYDELLVRMFDASVRYTKFSEVDIANLDTLDFSAFTSQVELWYFFDMAVMAMWSDGVLEAEERDFLTRLADLLGIEPGFREESIRSADAFVQNYKKEIPYFNYSNPVKHFYDQATQSVMLLISRNKNRLLKELGNNGELVMLLTHSTHRSLDAREKKKVKKQLLEICKTVPSLAIFLLPGGSLLLPLLVKFIPQMLPSAFNENLEDE
- a CDS encoding sensor of ECF-type sigma factor, with translation MKKRHLLIVSLLLLASVMSYGQGKRDKIRSLKVAFITEALALTPAEAEKFWPLYNAFEDRQFDIRKQKLRNLRERFDANPESLTDKEALALLTDMDETEEQLHETRKKFSQSLKGVLSPVKILKLRKAEDDFNRRLLRQYRNKD
- a CDS encoding RNA polymerase sigma factor produces the protein MADETETIAALLDPATREQAFRRLIDETKRPLYGVIRKIVLDHDDTDDVLQNTYVKMYRALPSFKGESRLFTWMYRIATNEALSFIRERSRRNGIRSSEYLDQAIVNLKADSYFEGDEMALLLQAAVATLPEKQRLVFQLKYFQELKYEEIAEITGTSVGALKASYFHAVKKIEDYVTKH
- a CDS encoding HAD family phosphatase, translated to MKRTVIFDMDGVIVDTEPVHHYAFLEHFRELGIDVTPEMYASFTGNSTKNVYERLKETFGLQHDIEVLIAAKRRIFNDAFDRKEDLALLMGVHDLIQDLYDNGMQLLLASSSAKVTIERIFRRFGLHKYFSHIVSGEDFPKSKPHPAIFLEAVRLSGMEKDACVVIEDSTNGIKAAKAAGLYCIAYDSVNSKLQDLSEADRVVRHFHELNFQTISALS
- a CDS encoding DUF4293 domain-containing protein, which encodes MIQRIQTVYLALAFLVTGALPYVFPLWTIAGKPYYFMENMPYVLLFGLSTVLSLLAIFFYNKRQHQFVIGRLNILSNVILFGLLAYRTLTVSGGAPVPEKGIGLLLPIVAIVFVALANKAIKRDEELVKSADRLR
- the rho gene encoding transcription termination factor Rho: MKLPELQEIAKKAGSIRVTGIKKEELISRILAVQSQGASHEATPSGASEGEKKKRGRKPRIQQDSTLFDTSSAAEPVAERPAATEEPTQRNEFRKRDFDRKKDWKQNRNREQAPSANEGGAEGEAPAASPSFQRNRDDRYPQQRENRGPSQPSGNTQHSGHPANGNNPNGGNQSGHNQNGNNQNQNGNGQNQNGNNQHQNANFKKQKPVNYRDSDYEFDGLIETEGVLEMMPDGYGFLRSSDYNYLASPDDIYLSGSQVRLFGLKTGDTVKGVVRPPKEGEKFFPLVKVVKINGFDPQVVRDRVSFEHLTPVFPSEKFRMAEKQSSISTRIIDLFSPIGKGQRGMIVAQPKTGKTMLLKDIANAIAANHPEVYLLVLLIDERPEEVTDMQRSVRGEVIASTFDREPQEHVKIANIVLEKAKRLTECGHDVVILLDSITRLARAYNTVQPASGKVLSGGVDANALQKPKRFFGAARNVEKGGSLSIIATALTDTGSKMDEVIFEEFKGTGNMELQLDRKIANKRIFPAIDLMSSSTRRDDLLLDEKTLQRMWIMRKYLSDMNPVEAMDFINDRFKKTRNNEEFLISMND